CCGATGACCTTGATCAACAGGAACGGCTCATCCGCACTCAGAATTCTATTTCTGGGTTCTTTGCCGTGTCGCTCGCGGAGGCAGTCGAAAAGCGGGCAGAATTGCTCACAGAACTCGTCGCTCATCCGGATGCTGCTGTTGTCCAAGCACTTTTAGCAGCGGAGAAATGCTATCAGCCGAACGCACGTGCAGCAGTTGCGCAACTCACGGCAAAACTTGGAAGCGGAAATACCGTCGTTGAGCTGCTACAGCAGGCAACACACCACAAGGATCCTGCCATACAAAAAGAAGCCGTACGCCTTCTGGGGGCGATGGAGAACCCCGAACTCATCCAAACCTTTGAAGACGCATTGACAGAAACGGTAAACACACCGGAGGTCGCGTACAGAGCAATTGTCGCGCTNNNNNNNNNNNNNNNNNNNNNNNNNNNNNNNNNNNNNNNNNNNNNNNNNNNNNNNNNNNNNNNNNNNNNNNNNNNNNNNNNNNNNNNNNNNNNNNNNNNNNNNNNNNNNNNNNNNNNNNNNNNNNNNNNNNNNNNNNCGAACAGTTACGTCAAAGGTACAGCCATAGATGCACTCAACCGTATAGGAACCCCCGCAACCGCACCTCTCCTTGAAGTTTTGGCAACGAAAGCGCGAAATCTGATTCCCGACGAGGACACCGGTTTTACTGCAGACTATCAATACATTGCGAGTGCTTACATTGATGATCTGTGGATGAAAAAATACCGAATCGGCACACAAGCCGCCGCAATCCAAACGCTCGGACTCCTCAAAGCGGAAGCCGCCGTGCAACCCCTGATAAAAGAATTAGCAAACGAAGAATTACAAAGTAATGCCTTAGCAGCACTCATTGAAATGCGCGGTGTTGCTGTCCCGCCTATGCTTGACGCGCTCAAAAACAGCACAAATGAGATTCGGATAGAGGTCGCAGACGCGCTCGGCGCAATCGGTGACCGGCGTGCAATCGCACCGCTGATTGAGGCGTTAAATAGTGACCCGCATAAAGAGGTTAAAGCATTAGCAGCGGTTGGACTTGGCAATATGCGGGCGCGTCGCGCGGTTCCCGCACTGACGGCGGCACTCTCCTACGACGATACGACTGCCACTAATGCTGCGGAGGCACTCGGAAAAATCGGGGTAACGACAGAAGACGCTGTTGAAAAATTGATCGTCATCGCGATGGATAAACAGATGCGGGAGACCCTGCGTCTCGCGGCTATCGCTGCGCTNNNNNNNNNNNNNNNNNNNNNNNNNNNNNNNNNNNNNNNNNNNNNNNNNNNNNNAACGCCGTTAAGGTACTTGGTCGTATCAAAGCACCCGAAACTACGCCAGTGTTGGTTTGGATCCTGTCTACACAATTCGACGAAATTTCGGACTTCCAACGGCACATGAAACGCGAGTATAAAACGCTTGACGCACTCCGAGCACAGGTTGAATCCTTTCAGATTGAGTGGACAGTCGATTACCCGCGCGCAAACTACCGCACATGGGGCGAACTCAAACCAATACCCAGTCTCGTGCGGAGTGAAGTCGCTCACACACTCGGTATCATCAAAGGGGACACTGTCGTAGAACCCCTCGCGCGTGCCCTTGAGGATGATGGTCGCGCAACAGTGCGCCAAAGCGCAGCGTGGGCACTCGGTGAAGTCAAGGGTGATGCCGCAACGACAGTGCTCATCACGGCATTGAAAAAAGATAAACAAGGCGTTGTCCGACAAGAAGCTGCTATTG
The window above is part of the Candidatus Poribacteria bacterium genome. Proteins encoded here:
- a CDS encoding HEAT repeat domain-containing protein; translated protein: MQQHYICNILKIGIYLPFIAVIALLIGCGEKENRDIIEARAAIVRGDYTAAQTAVQRTDAGNKEAQHLKAFLQNRTRTETEGWHQAIVQANAYLETLATDILAISVLEDPDSDDLDQQERLIRTQNSISGFFAVSLAEAVEKRAELLTELVAHPDAAVVQALLAAEKCYQPNARAAVAQLTAKLGSGNTVVELLQQATHHKDPAIQKEAVRLLGAMENPELIQTFEDALTETVNTPEVAYRAIVAL
- a CDS encoding HEAT repeat domain-containing protein, which produces NSYVKGTAIDALNRIGTPATAPLLEVLATKARNLIPDEDTGFTADYQYIASAYIDDLWMKKYRIGTQAAAIQTLGLLKAEAAVQPLIKELANEELQSNALAALIEMRGVAVPPMLDALKNSTNEIRIEVADALGAIGDRRAIAPLIEALNSDPHKEVKALAAVGLGNMRARRAVPALTAALSYDDTTATNAAEALGKIGVTTEDAVEKLIVIAMDKQMRETLRLAAIAAL